Proteins from a genomic interval of Kaistia defluvii:
- the betB gene encoding betaine-aldehyde dehydrogenase: MRNHIGGRAHPAVEARSFATINPATGETLAEIEISGPAEIEAAVESARRGQKTWAAMTGSQRGQILKRVASLLRERNDELARLETLDTGKPIQETSVVDVLSGADCIDYFAGLAGAITGEHVDLGPEAFGYTRREPLGIVAGIGAWNYPLQIACWKAAPALAAGNAMIFKPAELTPLTAVKLAEIMTEAGVPDGVFNVVQGFAETGRLLTRHPDIAKISLTGEVGTGKKVMADAAETLKQVTLELGGKSPLLIFNDANLDDAVSGALLANFYSAGEVCSNGTRVFVQESVREAFLEKLVTRTNRMIVGDPLDPRTQVGALISEAHMQKVLGYIERGKAEGARLLTGGYRVVDGALSKGAFVAPTIFDGCADDMAIVREEIFGPVMAVLSFRDEDEAIARANDTPFGLAAGVFTRDLARGHRVIARLHAGTCWINHYNVTPIELPFGGFKQSGLGRENSKAALEHYTQLKSVYVNLGSIDSPY; the protein is encoded by the coding sequence ATCCGCAATCACATCGGCGGCCGTGCCCATCCGGCCGTCGAGGCGCGCAGCTTCGCCACGATCAATCCCGCGACCGGCGAGACTCTCGCCGAAATCGAGATCTCCGGCCCTGCCGAGATCGAGGCGGCGGTGGAAAGCGCCAGGCGCGGCCAGAAGACCTGGGCGGCGATGACCGGCAGCCAGCGCGGGCAGATCCTGAAGCGCGTCGCCAGCCTCCTGCGCGAGCGCAACGACGAACTGGCGCGGCTGGAGACGCTCGATACCGGCAAGCCAATCCAGGAAACCTCTGTGGTCGACGTGCTGTCCGGTGCGGATTGCATCGACTATTTCGCCGGTCTGGCAGGGGCCATCACCGGCGAACATGTCGATCTCGGACCGGAAGCGTTCGGCTATACGCGCCGCGAACCGCTCGGCATCGTCGCGGGCATCGGCGCCTGGAACTATCCCCTGCAGATCGCCTGCTGGAAGGCGGCCCCGGCGCTCGCCGCCGGCAATGCGATGATCTTCAAGCCGGCCGAGCTCACGCCGCTGACGGCGGTGAAGCTGGCGGAGATCATGACCGAGGCCGGCGTGCCGGACGGCGTCTTCAATGTCGTGCAGGGCTTCGCCGAGACGGGACGGCTGCTGACGCGCCATCCCGATATCGCCAAGATCTCGCTGACCGGCGAGGTCGGCACCGGCAAGAAGGTGATGGCAGACGCGGCCGAGACGCTGAAGCAGGTGACGCTGGAACTGGGCGGCAAGTCGCCCTTGCTGATCTTTAACGACGCCAATCTCGACGATGCCGTCTCCGGTGCGCTGCTTGCCAATTTCTATTCGGCCGGCGAGGTCTGTTCGAACGGCACCCGCGTCTTCGTGCAGGAGAGCGTGCGCGAGGCGTTTCTGGAAAAGCTCGTCACCCGCACCAACCGGATGATTGTCGGCGACCCGCTCGATCCGCGAACCCAGGTCGGCGCGCTGATCTCGGAAGCGCATATGCAGAAGGTGCTCGGCTATATCGAGCGCGGCAAGGCCGAGGGCGCCAGGCTTCTGACCGGCGGTTATCGTGTTGTCGATGGCGCGCTTTCGAAGGGCGCCTTCGTCGCGCCGACGATCTTCGATGGCTGCGCCGACGACATGGCGATCGTGCGCGAGGAGATATTTGGGCCGGTCATGGCGGTGCTGTCGTTTCGTGACGAGGACGAGGCGATCGCGCGGGCCAACGACACGCCCTTCGGCCTGGCGGCCGGCGTCTTCACCCGCGACCTGGCGCGCGGGCACCGGGTCATCGCGCGGCTGCACGCCGGCACCTGCTGGATCAATCACTACAACGTCACGCCGATCGAGCTTCCCTTCGGCGGCTTCAAGCAATCCGGCCTCGGCCGCGAAAACTCCAAGGCTGCGCTCGAGCATTACACCCAGCTGAAGAGCGTCTACGTCAATCTGGGTTCTATCGACTCGCCTTACTGA